The segment TCGACTATAATAATTTTTCAGGAGGAACCGCATGAGCGGTGCGACTACGCCCAACAAGGAAGCCGTTATTCCCGAGTTCAAGCAGATTATGGGCCATCCAAGCCCATTGTGGATGTTGTTCATGACTGAATTCTGGGAACGCTTCGCGTTCTACGGAGTTCGCTGGGCGCTGGTACTGTACATCGTTGCCCAGTTCCACGCTGGTGACGCTTCGGGACAGGCAGCGGCCAACCTTACCTACGGTTCCTTCCTCGCGCTGGTGTACGCCGGCGCCCTGTTCGGCGGCTACATCGCCGACCGCGTCATCGGTTACCAGCGCTCCATCCTGCTGGGCGCCGTCTTCATGGCCGCCGGCCTGTTCTGCATCTCGGTACCGAACCAGGACATCTTCAACCTGGGCCTGGCCACCATGATCGTCGGTAACGGCATGTTCAAGCCGAACATCTCGACCATGGTCGGCAAGCTGTACACGACCGCCGATCCGCGCCGCGACAGCGGCTTCACGATCTTCTACATGGGCATCAACATGGGCGCCATGGTCGCGCCCGTCTTCACCCAGTGGCTGGCCGAGTCGATCTTCGGCACCAGCGCCATGCCTTCGTACAAGATGGTCTTCATGGCCTCCGGTTTCGGTATGCTGATCAGCCTGGTATGGTTCTTCATCGGCCGCCGCGCCCTGAAGGGCATCGGTGCGCCGGAAGCCGGTTCCGGCAACCCGATGCGCGTCGTCTGGGTGGCCGTCGGCTCCCTGTGCGTGATCCCGCTGATGTACTTCCTCTTGACCGTCGGCGCTGAAAAGCTGCAAATCGTCCTGACCGTGCTGTTCGTCGGCCTGGCCGTGATGCTGATGTTCGAAGGCATCCGCAACGGCAAGGTGGCGCGCGATCGCGTCATCGCCATGCTGCTGATCTTCGTCTTCAACATCCTGTTCTGGATGTTCTTCGAACAGGCAGGCAGCTCGTTCACCTTCCTTGCCGACAAGATCGTCAACCGCGACCTGGGCTTCTGGATCTTCCCGACCGCCTACTTCCAGACCGTCAATTCGGTCGCCATCATCGTCTTCGCGCCGATCATCGCCGCCGTCTGGGTCTTCCTGGCGCGCCACAACGTCAATCCTTCGATCCCGCGCAAATTCGGCCTGGGCTTGCTGGGCAATGCCTTGGCCTTCGGCTTGCTGATCTTCGCTCTGTCGAGCCTGGTTGGCGCCGACAACAAGATCCCGTTCTGGACCCTGACCACCGTCTACGTGCTGCAATCGATCGGCGAGCTGTGCCTGTCGCCTATCGGCCTGTCGATGGTCACCAAGCTGGCCCCGGTACGCCTGGTCGGCATGGGCATGGGTGGCTGGTTCCTGTCGACCGGTATCGGCAACAACCTGTCGGGCATCTTCGCCAGCTACGTCAGCGGCGAGAGCGGCATGTCGGTGCAGTCGGCCCTGTCCGGCTACACCTTCGGCTTCTGGTCCCTGCTGGGCGCCGGCGTGATCCTGTTCCTGATCGCACCACTGATCAACAAACTGATGCATGGCGTGAAGTAAGCTTCTGCCTTAGCTGACAACGGCGGCCTGCGGGCCGCCGTTTTTCATTGCGGCGCCGGTTTCCCCCTTGCCGGGCGGTACAATACGGCCAGGGCCACCGGCCACTCCACCCACGTCACCAAAGAATATTATGTCCAGCATCTCCAACACCACGCCCCTCTCCGACGACGAATACGCCGAACTCGACACCCTGCTGGCCGCGCCTGCGCTGGAAAGCCGCGCCATGGACGTGTCGATGCTGGAAGGTTTCCTCACGGCCGTCGCCCTGAGCCCGAAGCAGATCGCGGCCGAACAATGGCTGCCCTGGGTATGGGACAAGGCGGCCGGCAGCGCCTTGGCGGCCCAGGACGAGGCCAGCGTACGGGCGGCCAGCCTGGCGCAGCGCCACCATGCCTACATGGTCGAATGGCTGGCGAAAGACCCGGACAGCTTCGAGCCCATCTACGTCTGCGGCCCCGAATGGAGCGTGCCCGCCTGGTGCGCCGGTTTCATCCTGGGCACGAGCCTGGACAAGCCCCAGTGGGCGGCCCTGGCCGTCAGCCATCCTGATTACCTGGCGCCGTTCCAGCACCTGGCCAGCGCCAGCGAACTCGATGACGATGCGGCCGAAGCGGCCATGGATGGCGTGATTCCCGCCGTCATCGCCATCAACGCGGCCTGGGCGCGCCAGCGCCACCTGAAACAAAGCCAGCCCGGCGCCACCGTGCTGCGCGAACTGCCGAAGACGGGACGCAACGACCCGTGCCACTGCGGCAGCGGCAAGAAGTACAAGAAATGCTGTGCCGACGCCGATAGCGCGGCGACCTAAGGCGATTCCTCCTTGCGCCAGCTGCTGACGTCCCTGCTGCGCTTCCTGCTGCGCCACGCGCTGCAGTTCGCCCTGTTCATCGTCATCCTGCTGGCCGGACGCATGCTGCTGGCCGAATGGCGCGCCTACAGCGCCGGCAGCGAGGCCGTGGCCGCGCTCAAAACAACATCCAGCATGGCGGACGGCCATGGCGCCGGCCTGGCCGCTGCCGCCACGGCGCGGGTCAACGCCTTGCAAAAGGCCTCGCAAGCGGCCATCGCCACCCGCCTGGAGGAAGTGCAGACGCAATTGACGGCCTTGCGCGCGCGGCAGCAGCCCTCACTGTTTAGCCTCCCCCTCCCCGACACGACCACCCTGGCCCTGCACGCGCAGGAAGAAGCCACGCGCCGCGTGGAAATCGAAGTGCTGGCGCAGGAAGCCCGCTATCTGACCGCCCTGCAGGCGGCGCTCAAGGGCGAGGATGCGCGCCAGACCCTGGCGCGCCTGCATGCGGAACATGTGCGCGCATATGCTGCGCTGCAGAATAATGTGCGCCAGCGCCGGCAACTGGAAGCGCAGCACCCGCTGGCCGCGCACCTGCCCGGCAGCGACGCCTACGCGCAGCTGTCGCAGCTCGAAGCGCAGGGCCAGCGCCTGCGCGACATCAACCTGCAAGCGTATCAGGCCTGGGTAGCGCAGCACGCCCGCACCGGCGACGCTTCCCGTCCGGCGCCATTTGCCATCGACAGCACGGCCTTGGCCGGAGCCCTGGCGCCCGTGCAACAGGCCATCGCGGCCGGCGAAAACCAGCTGGCACGCAACTGGATCGCCCGCTGGCGCGCACCCGTGCTGGACGTGGCGCCCACGGCCGCCCTGCTGGTGCTGTCGGCCATTTTGCTGCCCGCCGCCATCAAGGCCTTCTTTTACTTCGTGCTGGCGCCCGTCGCTGCCCGATTGCCGCCGCTGTCGATCGCACGCGAGCTGCAAGTCGCGGGCAGCTCCCTGCCCCTGCCGCCACAGGGAGAATCACGCATTTCCGCCGTCTCGCAGGCGCTTCAACTGCAACCTGGCCAGCGGATGCTGATCCACCCCGAATACCTGCAATCGTCGCCCGTCAGCAGCTGCAAACGCACGCAGTGGCTGCTGGACTGGCGCTTCCCGTTCACCAGCCTGGCCGCCAGCATGGTGGCGCTGACCCGGCTGGAAAGCGGCGAGCCTGCATCCGTGACGATATCGGCCAGCGACGACCCGCTGCTGGAAGTGGCCGTCGTCCACCTGCCGGCCGGCGGCGCCCTCGTGTTCCAGCCGCGTGGCCTCGTGGGATTGGTCTGCGAGGCAGGCCAGCCGCTGGCGATATCGAGTCACTGGCGCCTGGGCAGCCTGCATGCCTGGCTCACCCTGCAGCTGCGCTTCATCGTCTTTCGCGGCCCCGTCACCCTGATCGTGCGCGGCTGCCGCGGCGTGCGCCTCGAGCGGGCCGGCCTGGGGCGCTCCATCAGCCAGTCCGCCACCCTGGGTTTCAGTACCGACGTGCTGTATTCGACGATGCGCAGCGAAACCTTCATCCCCTACCTGCGCGGCCAGCAGGCGCTGCTCAACGACCGCTTCGACGGCGGCAACGGCGTCTACCTGTACGAAGAAACCCCGCGCCACGGCAAGCAGCCGGGCAAGGTGGGCAGCTGGTTCGAGGGGCTCACGGACGCGATCTTGAAAGTGTTCGGCATCTAGCCGAAAAAACCATGATAAACGACGTCCTGTTTGCCGATTTTCTCGATGACCGTGCCGTGTATGGGGTGGCCGAGGCCTGCTGGCAGGCACGCTTGGCTTTCCTCGACGGCCAGTGCACGCCGTATCTGCGCACCGCGTTTGCCAATGGCCAGCCGTTTTATGACGGTAATCCCATCATCAACCTGGCGGACCGCAACGCCGGCAAGGCGACGCGCATCGTGCAGCAATGCCCGCATGAATTCGGCCACGGCTACACGAGCTTCGAGCAAGCCATCGAACTGGCCGTCGGCGATGGCCACCGCCCGGCGCGGGAAAAAATCATCGTGCTGACCTTGACGCAGGCAACGGCGCAGAGGGCCGAGGATGAATTGCGCGTCTGGTTTGCACCAGCCTAGAACTGCCGGCTACGCCGCAACCGAATGCGACACGCTCAGCCACTCGCCCGGCAGCAGATTGGCCGCCGCCTCGCGGGTGGCCAGCACGCTGTCGGGGTCCAGGTCCGAGCGTTTCAGCTTGTAGGAATAGGCAAAATCATCGGCATCGAATGCCTGCCCCGCCTTGACGTAATACTTGAAGCCGACAAAGGAGTCGGGATTGGTGACGACTGTGTATGCAAGCGTGACGCTGTTCATGGCGGGCCTCGTCGACAACGGTGAAGTGGCCATTATGCGTCAATTCCGGCGGTAGCTGATCCTTGCGGCAAGTCAATAGCCGTGACGGCCGCCGGCGCTACAGTAGGCTGGGCCAACAACATCGCCAACACTGCCATGCGCACACTGCTCGGTACCATCAGGAACACTTTCACTCTGCCAGCCAGGCTATCGCCGGCGGCACGCATGGAACGGCTGTCCGACCGCCTCGGCCTGCCCGCCGTTGACCCCGGGCCGGCCGCCATCGTCCAGGCCTGCACGGCCTGGCTGTGCGCGGCGCAGGACCATTCCAGTTCAAACGACGGCGGCGTCGCGCGCGACTACAGCCTGCAAACGGGCTGGTCGAGCTCCTACCCGGAGACCACCGGCTACATCATTCCCACCGTGATCACCGTGGCGAGGCGCACGGGCGCGCATGGTAAAGATGAAGCGCTGCACGGGCGGGCGCGGCGCATGCTCGATTGGTGCGTGGCCATCCAGTTCCCGGAAGGCGGTTTCCAGGGCGGGAAAATCGATTCCACGCCACGCGTGCCCGTCACCTTCAACACGGGGCAGATTCTGCTGGGCCTGGCCGCCGGCGTGGCAGCCTATGGCGCGCCCTACGAAGACGCCATGCACCGCGCGGCAAGCTGGCTGCGCGACAGCCAGGATGCCGACGGCTGCTGGCGCCGCCATCCGACGCCGTTCGCCAGCGCCGGCGACAAGGCCTATGAAACGCACGTGGCCTGGGGCCTGTTCGAAGCGGACCGCGTCGCGCCGGGCCACGGCTATGGCGATGCCGGCCTGCGCCAGGTCGACTGGGCGCTCACCAAGCAGCGCCCCAACGGCTGGTTCGCTTCGAACTGCCTGGACAACCCGCTGCTGCCGCTGACCCATACCATCGGCTACGCCTTGCGCGGCCTGCTCGAAGCGCACCGCTTTTCGGCGCGCACCGACCTGCTGGACGCCGCCGCGCGCACCGGAACGAGCGTCGCGAAAGCCGTGGCGGCCGATGGCTACCTGGCCGGCCGCCTCGGTCCGGACTTCCAGCCGGGGGCCAGTTACGCCTGCCTCACGGGTTCCGCGCAAAACGCGCATTGCTTGTTCCTGCTGTACCAGCTCACGGGCGAGCGGCGCTACCTCGATGCGGGGCGCCGTCTGAATAGCTTCGTGCGGCGCGCAGTCAGCATCGACGGTCCCGCGCACGCGCGCGGCGGCGTCAAGGGCTCGTTTCCCGTCGATGGCGACTACGGCACCTGGGCTTACCTGAACTGGGCGGCCAAGTTCTGCATCGACGCCAACCTGCTGGAACTGGAAATTGGCGATGCTTGACCAGGCCAAACGCGCCGCCCGGGCCGCGCTGGAAGCGTGGCGCCGCGCCGCCAGCGCCAGTCACGTGCGCCAGAGCCGGCCCCATGTGACGCGCGCCGCCTTGACCGCGGGCCTGGCGCGGCTGGGCATCGCGCCAGGCGATACGCTATTCGTCCATTCATCGCTGAAAAGCCTCGGCTACGTGGAAGGCGGCGCGCCGGCCGTGATCGGCGCGCTGCAGGACGCCGTCGGGTCACAAGGCACCCTGCTGCTGCCCACCTATTATCTGCCCGGCGGCACGGTGCGCGCCACCTGCGCCATGCCCGACTATGTGTTCGACCCGCGCCGCCATGGCACGCACATGGGGCGCCTGCCCGAAGCCTTCCTGGCCAGCGCCGGCGTCCGGCGCAGCATCCACCCCACCCACTCCGTATCCGCGTGGGGCCGCCACGCCATCCATCTCACCGAGGCGCACCACCGCGCGCCCTCGATCTTCGGCATGGATTCGCCCTGGCAGCGCTTCATCGGCTGCGAGCACGCAAAGGTGCTGGGCCTCGGCATTTCCATGGGACCGGTGACGTTCTATCACGCGCTGGAAGACGCCATGGGCGGCGCCTTTCCCGTGCCCGTGTGGGAAGACGATACCAAGCTGCTGGCCTGCCTGGACCACGCCGGCCGGCGCTGGGAGGTGCCCGTGCGCCCTTTCGACCAGGCAGTCGCCCAGCGCCGCATCGACCATCCCGGCCGCGGCGACTTGCGCGACTACTTTCACCGGGAATTCGACACTGCCGGCCTGCGCGTCAACGGCCAAGTGGGCGACGCGGCGTCGTGGTGCATACCGGCGCAGGCGTTTTATGCGCACCTGGGGCGGCTCGCGTCCGACAACGTGACGATCTACGCGAGCGCGGCGCAGCTGGCGGCGCGGCCCATCGGGCGCGCATGAAAAAGCCGCCCGGTTCGTCATGACACCGGGCGGCTCTCATTGGATCAGCGAGGACATCAAGCCTGCGGGCGATCCGTCTTCTTCTCTCTTGCCACGATATACAGCAGCACGATGATAACGGCATACGGCAGCAGCGACAGCGCGTCCGAGTGCAGGCCCGCGTAGAACGGGTTGCCGTGCTCGGCCCAGTCGGCCATCATCTGGTCGAAGTGCGTGAGCACGCCGGCCGTGATCGCGATGATGATGCCGGCCAGCGCGCCGCCGGCGATGTAGCCGGACGCCAGCAGCACGCCCGAGCTGCGGTCGCCCGCCAGCTGGCGCTCTTCCTCGTTCAGCTTCGCATTGTGTTCCAGCTTGTTGTTGCGACGATCCGCCAGCCAGCGCACCAGGCCGCCGACGAAGATCGGCAAGGTCGATGACAGCGGCAGGTACACGCCCACGGAAAACGCCAAGGATGGAATGCCGGCCATTTCCAGCACCACGGCGATCATCACGCCGAACAGCACCAGGGTCCACGGCAGTTGCTGGTCGAGGATGCCCTTGATGATGTAGGACATCAGCACGGCCTTGGGCGCATCGTATTTCTTCACTTCCGAACCGTCCGGACGCTTGCTGTAATGGCCATTGATGCCCGGGTCGACCAGGTAAGCCAGCTGGCCGTCTTCCTTGACGAAATACTTGCCGGCCGGGCCGCCCACGGTATCGGTCTTTTGCCAGACTTTATACGTGTTGTGGTCGGTATCGGCTTGCGGGCCATGCAGCTCGCCCGTCACCGTCAGCTTCGACGCATCGACCGTCAGGCCAGGCGCCACTTGCGCGGCCGGCACGTAGACGGTGCTCGCTTCGTTCAG is part of the Janthinobacterium sp. 67 genome and harbors:
- a CDS encoding UPF0149 family protein, whose translation is MSSISNTTPLSDDEYAELDTLLAAPALESRAMDVSMLEGFLTAVALSPKQIAAEQWLPWVWDKAAGSALAAQDEASVRAASLAQRHHAYMVEWLAKDPDSFEPIYVCGPEWSVPAWCAGFILGTSLDKPQWAALAVSHPDYLAPFQHLASASELDDDAAEAAMDGVIPAVIAINAAWARQRHLKQSQPGATVLRELPKTGRNDPCHCGSGKKYKKCCADADSAAT
- a CDS encoding AAC(3) family N-acetyltransferase, coding for MLDQAKRAARAALEAWRRAASASHVRQSRPHVTRAALTAGLARLGIAPGDTLFVHSSLKSLGYVEGGAPAVIGALQDAVGSQGTLLLPTYYLPGGTVRATCAMPDYVFDPRRHGTHMGRLPEAFLASAGVRRSIHPTHSVSAWGRHAIHLTEAHHRAPSIFGMDSPWQRFIGCEHAKVLGLGISMGPVTFYHALEDAMGGAFPVPVWEDDTKLLACLDHAGRRWEVPVRPFDQAVAQRRIDHPGRGDLRDYFHREFDTAGLRVNGQVGDAASWCIPAQAFYAHLGRLASDNVTIYASAAQLAARPIGRA
- a CDS encoding peptide MFS transporter, with the protein product MGHPSPLWMLFMTEFWERFAFYGVRWALVLYIVAQFHAGDASGQAAANLTYGSFLALVYAGALFGGYIADRVIGYQRSILLGAVFMAAGLFCISVPNQDIFNLGLATMIVGNGMFKPNISTMVGKLYTTADPRRDSGFTIFYMGINMGAMVAPVFTQWLAESIFGTSAMPSYKMVFMASGFGMLISLVWFFIGRRALKGIGAPEAGSGNPMRVVWVAVGSLCVIPLMYFLLTVGAEKLQIVLTVLFVGLAVMLMFEGIRNGKVARDRVIAMLLIFVFNILFWMFFEQAGSSFTFLADKIVNRDLGFWIFPTAYFQTVNSVAIIVFAPIIAAVWVFLARHNVNPSIPRKFGLGLLGNALAFGLLIFALSSLVGADNKIPFWTLTTVYVLQSIGELCLSPIGLSMVTKLAPVRLVGMGMGGWFLSTGIGNNLSGIFASYVSGESGMSVQSALSGYTFGFWSLLGAGVILFLIAPLINKLMHGVK